TTTGAACCCATGCCATCTGACTCCAGACTAAACTCTTTTTACCATTACAGTGAATTCCCTCTTTTCCAGGTAAACCATTTAGAGAAAATCAGAGGGTAAGAGCAAGATGTGAAAATTTATTCACTTTCTTACAGACTTTTCTGagagtgaagggaaggaaaatagAGTTTAGGGTAGTAATGCTATTTATTAGAGACTTCTCtggatgttttattttctttaactgcATAATTGCACTTCAAGAAAATCTCAAGTGCTAAAAAGGTTAACCTACTTGACTTGTGACTTCATCTAATCTTTGATCTTAGGATGTCCTATAAATTGAAATGTTCTGAACGGCATAAAAACCACACTCATATTAGTAGTGGAGTATGTGGCACACTATCATGCGTTAGATTTGCAGTATGCATTCACTGCAGGTGTTAGAAACCAGTCCAACTCACTGGGaaatttacataatttaaataaGGCAACTGATTGAGGGTGAAGATGAAAATTTTGTTTAGGTACAATGAGAGGTGACCTGGTCTCCGTGGAGTGTGGGCTCTATTACAGGGAAATGGAAGTTAAAATGCCACTTACAGGGTTTAAGCCAGAATGGTGCTGCTGCTCTAGAAATGACAGTTTTGAATTTAGATCGTAACTCTTCCTAAGACATAATTAAGACATTTTCAAATCCTACATCAAATTTGAATGAAAAGATTCTCTGTGAAATTTTCGCTTCTTCTCCTTAAGCAAATCTACATCACCGATTCTTTAATTAGCTAATTTTTCTACCATGGATGTTTGAAATGTGTGGATTTGTCATTACTACAATCTCAGGAGTTGTTTATTCATATCGAAGTTCAGTAGAATCTTTGATACTAAAAAGTTTTCCCTGCAAAAAATTCAGGTGTTTGAGGTGTTGCAATACATACCGATGAGGACATTAGAGATAGTAGCATTAGCTATcagatctccctttctgtgtttTCAGTATCTCAGTGTAAATTTAACTCAATTTTCACGTTTCTGGTCCTTAGTTACTCTTAAGGAATTATGAAGAATAAGGTGTTTtagtcagagttctccagagaaatagaatcaATAGGTTATGTATAAATACATAGGAAGAGATTTATTATGAGGGACTagttcatgtaattatggagatTGAGAAGTCCACCAGCACTGAAgtctgagggcaggagaagatgggtgTCCCAGCTCAAGCAAGGTAGCAaattctccctcactctgcctttttgttctatttggtGTCTCGGTGGATTTGACTATGACCACCCACCGCGGTGAGGGCACTCTACTCAGTCTGTGggttcaaatgctaatctcttctgaAAAtcccctcacagacacacccagaaataatgttaccAGCTCTCTGGGGatcccttagcccagtcaagttgatacataaaattaaccatcacataaGGTATGACAGTAAATATTTGAGAATTCTACTCTTCTGTCACAGAATAAAGACTAATCTGAACATTCCCTTACCTCCCctaaataaatcaagaaaattaaGTTCTTTCCTTCTACTACTTAAATCCATTTCTTCTTGATTGGTTCTCATACAAACAGAGTAGGAAGTTATAATTACTTGTGATGTTTTTCTGTGTAGATTTCTTATCCTGTTTAAATGCTAGATACCTCTATCTGTgatcttctttgggaaaaaaaatatcagtacctttacatttaaagttattttattacTGTGCTTATTCTCTTTGGTTTTCTTTACTTTGTTTAAGCCATGGAGCCCAGACCATTCTAGAGCCATAAGAAGACAGGATGTTTTTGTCTGTAATTCTTGAATGTTTGCCTTCTGTTTACAAATACTAATGTTTTAAGTTAATCTTTCTTTAAGATGTCAGGGTTCTAGTTTTCTTGTTATTAGTTTTGGGGGTTCTCTCAATTCCTTAAACTCCATTTTACTAGCTCTCTCATTCAGTTGTATCTGCCTTAGAGTCCTGAGAGATAAGACATGGTTGATGCAGCAACTGATCAAACACCTGCAACTTTTTATCCAAAACCAAATAACAGGATGTTTGTCTCCTGAATGCAAACCTGGCTCTTCTGAGCTGAAGTCCTAAGGTACATCCAACCTAAATCTTCCTAATCTTTCACAAGAGATTTATTTGTGATGGGGAATAGAATGTTGACCATGTTTTAGAGACGTAGTCTATGAATGTGTAGGTTGTGCCCTGACGGGGGGGCTCTGTCCACTCAGAGAAGGAGAACCTCTCTTCACACAAAAGACGCTGAAGCTCAAACAGCCGTGCACGGCTTGGACTGTGTCTCCCACAGCGGTGATGCCTTTTTCTAATTCTCATAAAATAGTGCTAGTGGAGACCCCagtcctttgatttttttaaagccaatgtgaaattcacataaaataCAACAAACCATCTTAAATTGTACAACTGAATGGCATGTAGTGCATTCATCATGTTGTGCAGCCACCACACACGCTATAGTTGCAGAACTTCTTCACTCTGGAAGAGCATCTAATGAGTTTTAAGTAATCACTCCCCACTCCCCTTGACCTCTAGCTACTGGCTCACCACTTCAGTTTTATGACCAAAAATTTTATCCATTTGAGTGGAAGCTCCcttatgtcttttatttcatccttacTTCATTCTAGAACTCCCTCTGGAGATTAGAATAAGAATGGGGATAGTGTATGCTGACATCATTTATTTAAATCCATCCTtataatgaacatttattttctaCTTCACAGTATGTGAGGGAATTGTATAGATGTTATAAAAAGATCAGCTGAAATTTCCTTTCATCATTTTCTAAAGTATATTTTGAGGAACACTTTTGTTAGTTGGTAATAAAGGAACAGGGGATGCCCTGATTACATCAGTTTGGGAGTGATTGGTATAGAGGTTCCTTTATTGCAGGACATCTTAGTCCCTTTAATATTCTAATGTGTTTACAGGACTTCAAGATGGTGAAAATGCATGCAACATTATTTGACCAAtgaatattttttcccctttgggcATCTGAAGTGACTAATTGTTGGTAAGTCACCTGTGTAGGAAACGATGCTGATCTCCTATCCTCTGCTTGGAAGAGAGagtgtaagaaataaaattcaactcTCTAattttctaggttttctagctggTGACAGGCAGGTGAAGGGATTTACTCAAGAATACATGGATTGTTAGTTACAAAGTAGAGACCAGAACTCAGGCTGCCTTTGCATCTTATGCTGTTACGTTAAATCTTGTATTTACTGTCTTTCCAATTATGTATTATCCTTTTATACCACTGATGATTGAAAGGATTGCACACAGAATCATGTGAATGAAATGAATAGATTTGGCAATATCTCAGATGCTAAATGACATAAAAATCCTTTCTGTACAATTGATCTTTTGAATCAATTTGTACATGTGAGGACCTTGGGAAATAGTTCCTAAATAAAAtgtatgatgtattttttaatcataCATTTTAGTTGCAAAATATTGGACCATTTAATGGCAAAACAAAAGAAAGCCATTTCTTAAAGACCATtattaaaaggacaaaaacaaagaaacatcaTAGTACCATGACACATTTATTGATACTTAAAAAAACCCCAGTACCCCAATATCCATAACAAAttccaaagaaaagaaagctCTAACAATGACTTTGTCACTGAAAAATGCAAAATCCAGTGAATTGTTGAGCTATTTCAGATGATATTTAGAGTAAAGCTTTACATATCTCTTTTCACGTTGTAGGACTTCTGTTGATATCCAGCTCTATGAAATACTTTTGATCTTCCattataaattaatttacatttggGGGAAATTATGTAGCCATGTGACAAGAGATTGCAAGCTGAGTTATGGGTGTTGGAGCTCAGAAGTTGGTGGGGACTTTACATGGGCTAGTTTTGAAGTGCCATTTTGTCAGGATTTCCATCAGAAGGAGATTTTCAACAGGTGGGCTCACAGCAGTAGGCACAGCAGGCGGGGCGGCAGGAGGACTGTCCGCAGTAGGATGGGCGGCAGCAGGAGGCCTGGGCATGGTGCAGCTGGCAGCAGGATGGGGGTATGCAGCTCACCACACAGCAGGGGGGCAGGACAGTGCCCTCCACGCGGCAGTCAGGGCGGCACCACCTGGTGCGGCAGCTCACAGCTCCGGAGCCACCCTCCAGGCCATAGCCGGTGCCATAGCCGGTGCCATAGCCAGTGCCACAGCCGATGCCATAGCCGGTTCCCCAGGAGCTGGTCGGGCAGCAGgttggctggcagcagctggagccACAGGTCCCAGCGGTGGAGCAGCTGGGGAACCCACAGAAGTTAGTGGAGCAGCAGGCCATGGTGTGGGGAGCTGGCTGAGAGTTGGGTTGCTGGAGGAGTTTCTGAGTTAGGGTTGCTTGTTCTACCCAGGCCTTTTATAGGCCTTGGCCAGTGCCTGTGTTTGTGACGGACAGCATTTTTATCCTGTTACTCTTTAAGCAAGCTTTTCTGTGGCCCTCGGATTATTCAAATAGtgaattgttttaaatatatctcCAAATTGGTTTTTCCTTATTGCTCAGCTAATACTCCGTAAATGTGTTTGTCTTTGGTAGAAATGTTGATGTTTCATTTTCAAACAATGCTGTAATTTCCCCTCAAGCCTCTGTTCTGTTCTTGTGATCAGATCACCTGACAAAGTGACTCTCACTCATAAGACAACACTGCTTTAGAGTCATGTTTATCCAAACTCAAgtctccagaaaaaaattattaaccaTTAACTGCTCTTCATGTAAGGCTATCTTTATATTTTTGAGGATAATAAGGTTATAGTCTGTATAATCAGATAGACAGAAACTCTGATAAATTCCACATTCATGGAAACTTACAGATCTTTCCAGAAATTGTATCTCTGATTTCTGTGATCTCCCCTGAGCCTCGCATATTCAAATTTGATGAAATATTTATCACTCAGGAGGATATAGGGAACAAAAACTGTTCCATTCCAATTTGCTGTAGATATTTTATTAGCACAAATTTGAAATAAGTGTTTAAAATTATATCCAGTAATTAGTAAAGAATCAcaaaaaatttttatgtaatttttatttctctatgaaagataaaaatcactgCTATATGGATTACCTGGCCAGTATCCATTTCTCAAAGATGagatttattttcagtttatgtCATTTTATGTAACTACATTATGTGTCCTATGAGAAGATATTACACCGAAGAGCATGACAATTGAAATCATGAAGAGGAATTCATAATTCTTTTACTGACAAACGAAAACGGAGTTAGGAAATAATTTTCTGGATCACAGTGTTTATATGGCAGGTTAGGAAAAGGATGACTGATATCATTCAATAGGCATACGTGCAAAGGGATTAAGTACATCTTATACTTAAGGTATAAGAAAATTGATGTTATGGTATGGACCACTTTTAATTTCCCCTCAACATCAGTTTATGTTAAAATACTGTTGAATCTGTGAGTGGCTACATTGTAGAGAAGTTACGTGACTTGCTCCATTTACATGGTACATAGCCAGAAGAGCTGGGTATAAAtttcagcaaaacaaaaattgaaaCAATTTCTGGTGGTTGGTAAAAGAAAGAATGTGATTTTCCATTTGGAATTTTGGTTTACattgaaggaatgaaaaaaagtGGTGGCCAAAAGAACATATTATTGCCACTCATGGGAGGTTTATTCCTCCTTTTCAATCATGAATGGAAGCacatagttaatttttttatgagGTGGAGGTATTGGTTTGTACAGTGATAGAATTACAttagaatatgattcataaagaTGTTGATGTTATATGATAACCATGACTATAGGTTTGAAGTTGAGAAATGGTTAAAGGAATCATCAAATATTGGAGATAAAAAACTTAATAAATCATCCTATCCAGCTATTTAATTTTGTAAGTGTAGAcactgataatattctttttataaataGTATATGTTTGTTGAATTCTATTATATACAAAGCACTAAAGGTCTGTCTGCCTCATATCTTTCCCTTGTGCACAAATAAGTATAGTACTGATAGGGATTAATGAAAGAAAAGAGTTGACTATAGAACCATTTGGCTTCAGAGTTCTCAATTGGAGCACTGATGTGGTATGTACTACTTTCAATTTCCTATCAGCATCAGTTGATTTTAGAATACCGTTGAGTTTAGGAATTGCTGCATTTTGGAGAGGTTAGCAACTTCCTCCATTAATACAGTATGTAGCCAGAAGAGTTGGATATAAAACTCCTATCTTTCCTTCCTAGATCAGTTCATTTTACTTTATACCATGCTGCTTTCCAAGATCAATTAGAGTTATTAAAACTCTTTGtctcttatatttaaaaaaatttacagtaGCTCAAGAATAGAGATATTAGTGGTGGGCAGAATACACTGTAGAATAGTGACTTTAAACACACAGTAAATAAGCATCAATATGTTAAAATTCTTTCAAGGTCAGAAGAGTTTCTCCTAGAACTACAATAAATCGCATTAGGTTCCTAATTGTTTCCTATATTCATATTAGTTAATATACCATCTGGGTTTCTGTATTTGCCACACTCTTTGcgttttctttattttatggcCATTATCTTAGTCCAGCCCTTACTGTATATTGCTTGGACCAGGGTAATGGCCTCCTGATTTATTCATGTGTAGTTGTTATATGTCTAACCTTTGGCGTTCTGTTTTTATAACTAGCTACCATACGAGCCATTCATGCCTGATGCCTGTCATGCCATTCCCCTGCCCCGAGGCTTTTGATAGCTCCTTTGTGCTATTGCATTAAGGCATACTCCTTTGGCTAGTATTCAAAGCATACACATTTCCCAAATTTACCTTCCACTGTTACTCTACATATATACAGTGCTCCCAGCCAAACTATCCTCTGAATAACCCCTCTCTATATACCTTTGTGTATATAGTTTCTGTTTTTGAGAATGCTGTTTTCCCTTAGATCTGCACACCAAAATCTTAACCCATATACAATTCTAGCTTCTTTTTCAGTCTTTCTTGTTCTTCCCAATTAATAGTGACTTCTCTGTTGACAGGATAGTGGGGAAAAGTTGTATGTCTCCTTTTCATATTCTAACTTTTAGTTGAGTTATTGTGAATTTCATCCATCTCCTTAGGAGTTTCTTATGGAGGGGAACATTTTTAACTCAATTTTAATTTCAATTGTATACTACACACAGTCTGTGACTTGAAGATGGTTGGCAatcaataaatttttgttatgtttaaatttaatgaaaattattGCAATGAATAAGTAATACCAAATCTGTGTTTGCTAGGCCAAAGATttgtttattagaaaataaacatGTTACAAGTTTAAAGGTCTAAGATGGGAAAAAGAAAGTTGCTACTGCTACAAAGATGCGTCTGGACCTCCATTCAATCCTGGTTGACTTGGGGTCTTGATGGCTCAGGTCAGAAGGTGTTTTAGGTAGATAAATGGGAGTATGACTTTTTCAGAAGGTTGATTATTTGCTCTAGGCAGTCAGTGCACTGCTCAGCAGCAGGAGGTCCTGCAGGTGCTGTGGCAGGCGgcaggctggcagcaggggggGCGGCAGCAGGGAGCCTGCACAGAGATGGGCTGGCAGCGGGTGGAGGCCCAGCAGCAGGGGCGGCAGACCACGGCCGTGCAGGACGTGGGGCAGCAGAAGATGGGGCAGCAGCAGCCGTCCTGCCCGGAGCATGGGTCGCAGCAGACGGGGCGCCGGCAGGGCTCGCAGATGGGGCGTGTGCAGCGGGGCACGCAGGTCACGGGGCGGCACACGGTGGTCTGGTGAGACACGGGGAGACAGCAGCCGGGGTCGCGGTAGCAGCCTGCCCCACAGCTCAGGGAGGAGAAGCCGGAGCCGCAACAGGAGTCGATCATGGTGGTGtctggagctgggctgggctgggctggtgaGAGGATTTGGGTGTTCTTGGGTGTGAATGTCTTCCTCCTGCTCTGGGCCCTTTATATACTCTGCACTGGTGCTGATGACCTCTCTTGTTTATCTTTTAGCCAATTAAATAGAATTTTGTTTTGACTAATGGTTGTATTGCATGTGACATACTCATGATCTCATTAAAGAACTCTTCTTGCATCCCTAAATATGGATATATTCATGTTGCTCATCAACATCTAAGCTCTCACAGCCATTTGAGGTGATAGCAGCTCTTGACACTAATTTTTGGTAGATAGAGTCTGATGAGTCCTGGGCAAAATGGTCTTAAAGGAacagaaatttttaaagtaagttaAACAACTAGGGGTGTCTAGAGCCCTGAGAAGGTCCTATCCTTGACCCTCAAGAGATCCCCTGAAAAGCCTCTAAGTGAATCAGGTTTCAAACATGTCCTTCGGGCTGGATTCCTTGGGAATATGTTTACTTATCACCTGATGTAATGGAATGCATAGGCCTTGAATATGACTGCATCTTATATACTTGCATGCGAAAGGCAAAAGTTCATTTTTGTAAACATTGGAATAAAGCATCCAAGATTGccatccattttcttttttctcttctcctgttCAGGTTGTATGCAACTCTGGTACTTCTGGTCACAGAATGATGATTTTATCTCTGAGACATGACATTTTTTATACTTACCTTTTTTGTATATGTGATAAAGAATCATGTAAtgataagttttgttttttttttaacatatcccTTGACATGGGTGCAGGGGCTATGAGTAAGAAGTGACAAGATGGAGGTTTTTTTCCAACCAACATTGCAAACAAATACAGTACATTGTTCAGAGGCCGCAGAGCTGCTCTGCAATGGCATTGCTAGAAGCGTGATGGATGTGCTTCTTCAGGGAATATTGCCAAGGCAGTTGAAGAATTGCATGGAGGAAATGGTCTCATTACTTTTCAGCTTTACCCCTCCAGTTATTTACCAGACAGGATTTTAGGATCATTCCCATCATTCAAAAGAATATGCCTCAGGCCCTAGGAGCTAAGTCTCCCCAAATGGAatttcaaacattatttcaaaactttaaagggaatgtaaatggactgaactgAACGTATAGTCACAACTGgggaagcagaggagagagaaatcaaggGCAGTCTCATCAGTGGGTACCTTTGACTCTCATGTTTCACATTCTTTCCCTTGTCCGTGGACGCACATGATTTTTTCAGAGCAGGAACCAGAGTGTAGATAAAAacttgcatatttctctctttcctccctcagctttattgaaatataactgacatataacattgtgtaagtttaaggtgtacattgTGATggtttgatacacatatatatggcaaaatgtttattgcaataaggttagttaatacATCCTTCACCTCACATAACTACTATTTTGTTATTATGATGAGAACACTAAAGCTCTACTCTCTTgacaactttcaaatattcagTGAGGTGACTGTAGTTACCATGCTATGCACTGGCTCCTCAGAACTCATTCATCTTAAACCTTTACGTTTATACCCTTCAACCAACAGCTTCCCATTTCTTCCACCtcttagcccctggcaaccacctctctactctgtttctgtgagttcagTGTTCTTGATTCCACTTATAGGTGAGATCATACAATGTTTGTCtgctttgtctgacttatttcacttagcataatgccctcaagtttcatctaggttgtcacaagtggcaggatttccttcttctttatggctgaataatattccactgtgtatgtacagacatcacattttctttatccatttatccatcagtggacattAGGTTGTTTCGAcctcttggttattgtgaataatgctgtaatgaacatggggTATCTCTTGGAGAGAGTGATTTCATCCCCTTCagatgtatacccagaagtggaattgctggatcctatggtagtccgatttttaatttttggagaagTCTCGTgctgttttccttagtggctgcaccagtttacattcttaCTAACAGTGCACCAAAgttcctttttctctacatcctcaccagcatttgttatctcttagctttttgataatagccattctaacaggtgtgaggtgataacacattgtgtttttcatttgcatttccctgacagtgagtgatgttgagcacctttttgtatatttattggccatctgtatgttttctttggaaaaatatctgttcatgtcTGCTGcccctttttaattggattgtttttggtttgtttttgttattggcTTGTaggaattccttatatattttgggtattaacccccccttatcagatatatggattgcaaatattttctcctatttggtaggttaccattttattttcttggtcatttcttttgctgtgcagaagcttttcagtttgatgttgaTTGGttccacttgttgatttttgcttttgctcaTCATGCTTTACTCTTTTCAAGGCACATTGTCCCATTATCAATTTTTCATGTTGCCACAGGTATTTATGATGACCACATTGTGTGCAGAGGGAACCTCTTCAGATTATAGATAAAACCTCAAGTTAACAAGTCTAATTTCTCTGCTCTAGACACTTCTGATATGAAATCATTCCAAAGAGATTTTTCTCTCCAATTTTTAAAGATCCACAAACACAGAGAATCCGTGAGTCCCTCAGTAAGCAATTCTAGCATTTATTCAGGCTGAGGCACTCATCCCCCCTTTAGCCAAACTTCATTTCGTGACAGAGAAAATATTGGTCATGTTTCAGTAATACATGCCACAAGGTTCTGTGATTGACACTGGTGACAAGTCATATGCTATTTTCTGACACCACTTATCCTAAAACCAGACAACACTCATTAAAACATTGCCACATAACTGGTCATGTATCTTTGTACCATgggggataataataatatatactaGGGTTGTTGTGAGCATTAAGTGATCTAATATTTGTCAAGCActaagaacagtgcctggctcttAGGAAGTGTCTTATATttgttaagtaaataaatacatttttaaaggtcATGTTACTTTGGTGCCTTATAAACTCTAAGTTTTGAATTTAGAACAAAGATGAGTGTATTTGAAATGGCAGATAGCCAGTTCTTTGCTTAGTCACCCCAGAGTACATATTAAATAGGACTGTTCAGTGAGGACTTTCATTAATagcatgaaataaaataaaaatatctggaaGGAAGATAGAGAGCCCCCACTTTTTGGGAGGAAGTCCAACTTCTGAAAGAGGAGTCAGGCTGCGGTAGAACCAACAAGGAGGATAATGTTAGAATTGTGGATATTGGCATGAGCCCTACTGAATTCTATAGCCCATGCAACACAGAGTGGGATCTTAGGAAAATattcctaaaaacaaaaaggcttacgaCTAATTTAGATGGATTCCTACTGGTAACGGGCAACATGGTTTGCATAAAGGGCTTTATTTAACAGTATTCAACATTATGGAAAGGTTTTAACTTGAAAGATATTGTCTTGTTTGTGTTCTCAATTCTCAATTATCTGTACAAATGGACAAAAACAATGGTATGTGTAATCCGAAACAGCTactggttttaaaaaatacttaatttgAAACACATCCAAAGGGCATCTTATTTTAAGCAATTGAGATGatactaaaatgttaaaatataatttgatgACATTTGAAGGATATCAGAGAAGTCCACTATATGTAACAATGGTATGCTCTTCTATATGTAATGAAAGACTTCTTTAGGGGTATACCAATAGCTGCTATCTATCTGCTTTAAATTCATTTAGACTTTGATAGGTAGGCTTTTAAAAGCAGAGGATAATTGTGAGAAaggtttaaatatttttcccaaaataGATGTAGGTTCTAGAAAgtccatttcattaaaaataaaatatgttcattaaaaaaactatgtattaagaaaaatatttaacaaatgaatATTATCCCCAGTTACTCTTAGATTTTGTTGCATGATGTCCCACATAATTTCTTAGGCAtaaatacacatagacacacagaaCATATTTCTCCTTACAAAATAGTTTAATATTTTACAGCATACTTACTTTTTACTTAAATATATCACAAGACAATTGCATGATGTTTCCTAAGTTTACAATCTTCAGCTATTTTTTAATACAGAatgtatgtaatatattttattacatacaATACCAATTTCTCTCACACCCACACATCCAATTCTGTTAGCTCCTCCTTCAAAACCTGTCCAGAATCTGAAtacttcctctctcttcttaAGCCACGCCCTGGGTCACAGCACCATCTTACTGACCTGGGCCATTGCCATGGCCTCCTCACTGGTCTCTCCACTTCCCACCTGcccttctccagcctctgctgcccCAGCAGCCAGAGAAATCCTGCCCTTCACTGCACAGATGGGACAGTGACGGGAGAGGCGACAGACACAGAGGTGGTGTCAGGGC
The sequence above is a segment of the Manis pentadactyla isolate mManPen7 chromosome 4, mManPen7.hap1, whole genome shotgun sequence genome. Coding sequences within it:
- the LOC118911137 gene encoding keratin-associated protein 1-3-like, encoding MACCSTNFCGFPSCSTAGTCGSSCCQPTCCPTSSWGTGYGIGCGTGYGTGYGTGYGLEGGSGAVSCRTRWCRPDCRVEGTVLPPCCVVSCIPPSCCQLHHAQASCCRPSYCGQSSCRPACCAYCCEPTC
- the LOC118911142 gene encoding keratin-associated protein 2-1 produces the protein MIDSCCGSGFSSLSCGAGCYRDPGCCLPVSHQTTVCRPVTCVPRCTRPICEPCRRPVCCDPCSGQDGCCCPIFCCPTSCTAVVCRPCCWASTRCQPISVQAPCCRPPCCQPAACHSTCRTSCC